From the Terriglobia bacterium genome, the window GATCATCTGTCGGCGGCCAACGGTATCAAACAGGCGGCCGAGCACGAGTGGACCGATGAAGTTTCCCAGCGCGAAAGGGAAAAGATAGAGCCCAACTTTTTGCGCAGGCAGCCCGTAAAACGTGACCAGCACCAGCGAGTAAGTAAAGAAGATGGCGTTATAGAAAAAAGCCTGCGAGGTCATAAGTGCCATGGCAAGCCATGACCGAGAAGGATGCTGCACGGCAATGGCGCGCCAGATTTCACGAAATGGAGTATGGCTGCGCGGACGGATGTGGATGCGTGCATCGGGCGCGAGCGGAGGCAGCAGTTCAGGATGATGCGAGATGCGGCGCTCGATATCGGTCATGATCTGTTCGGCTTCAGGTTCCCGGCCATGCGTCATGAGCCAGCGCGGGCTTTCAGGAATGGCGTGGCGCAGAAAAATTACGATCAGCCCCAGCACCGCGCCGATGGCGAACGCCATCCGCCAGCCAAGGCTGATGGGAACGATGCCGGTATCAAGCAGCGCGATGACGGCAGCCGAGCCGATGGCAGCGCCGATCCAGAAGCTGGCGTTGATGATGAGATCAACGCGGCCGCGGACGCGCGCGGGGATCAGTTCGTCGATAGCGGAGTTGATGGCGGAATATTCACCGCCAATGCCCGCGCCGGTAAGCGCACGAAACAACGCGTAAGAAGCGAAGTTCCAGGAGAAAGCCGTGAGCGCAGTGGCGCTGAGATAGAGCAGCAGAGTGATGGTAAAAAGGCGCTTGCGGCCCAGACGGTCTGTGAGGTAGCCGAAAAAAAGCGCGCCAGTGACTGCGCCGATGAGATAAAAAGTTGCGCTGGCTCCGATCTGCGCGTCAGAAAGTGCGAGCGTATCCTGGCGCTTGAGTACAGCGCCAACAGCGCCGGCGAGCGTGACTTCAAGTCCGTCGAGCACCCAGGTGATGCCCAGCGCGATGACGACGAGCCAGTGCCAGCGGCTCCAGGGCAGACGGTCGAGCCGCGCAGGGACGTCACTTACGATGATGGAGCGACTGATGGTTTCTGTGGCCACGCCGATAGGAATGCAGAACGCAAGCCGCAGGATGTCCGGAGAGAGCTGCTATGCTGGTGATCGCAGCCCAAAAAAGGACGGAGACAATTTCCATGAAGCATTGCATCT encodes:
- a CDS encoding MFS transporter, whose protein sequence is MRLAFCIPIGVATETISRSIIVSDVPARLDRLPWSRWHWLVVIALGITWVLDGLEVTLAGAVGAVLKRQDTLALSDAQIGASATFYLIGAVTGALFFGYLTDRLGRKRLFTITLLLYLSATALTAFSWNFASYALFRALTGAGIGGEYSAINSAIDELIPARVRGRVDLIINASFWIGAAIGSAAVIALLDTGIVPISLGWRMAFAIGAVLGLIVIFLRHAIPESPRWLMTHGREPEAEQIMTDIERRISHHPELLPPLAPDARIHIRPRSHTPFREIWRAIAVQHPSRSWLAMALMTSQAFFYNAIFFTYSLVLVTFYGLPAQKVGLYLFPFALGNFIGPLVLGRLFDTVGRRQMITITYALSGVLLALSGWAFQHGLLTAQTQALCWTIIFFVASAAASSAYLTVSEIFPLEIRGLAIAVFYAAGTLAGGVAAPFIFGLLIQTGSRTALFRGYLAGAILMIAAAVVEAFIGVRAEQRSLESISTPLSATGLEDPPARAA